From the Streptomyces nigrescens genome, one window contains:
- a CDS encoding LacI family DNA-binding transcriptional regulator, producing the protein MTARLSDIAAQAGVSEATVSRVLNGKPGVSATTRQSVLAALDVLGYERPVRLRQRSAGLVGLITPELENPIFPAFAQVIGQALTRQGYTPVLATQTPGGSTEDELTEMLVDRGVAGIIFVSGLHADTSADMQRYEQLRGQGVPFVLINGFSDKVQAPFVSPDDRAAVDLAVTHLSALGHRRIGLALGPKRFVPVQRKIEGFVRAMQERLQIGPAEAEPYIQHSLYTLEGGQAAASALIERGATAIVCASDMMALGAIRAARQRGLDVPREISVVGFDDSPLIAFTDPPLTTIRQPVTAMGQAAVRALLEEIGGTPAPHSEFVFHPELVVRGSTASAPRTTARIPKPLRAT; encoded by the coding sequence ATGACCGCCCGGCTGTCCGACATCGCAGCGCAGGCGGGTGTCAGCGAGGCCACCGTCAGCCGGGTTCTCAACGGGAAGCCCGGTGTCTCCGCCACCACCCGCCAGTCCGTGCTGGCCGCCCTCGACGTGCTGGGCTACGAGCGCCCGGTGCGGCTGCGGCAGCGCAGCGCCGGGCTGGTCGGGCTGATCACTCCGGAGCTGGAGAACCCGATCTTCCCGGCCTTCGCCCAGGTCATCGGGCAGGCGCTGACCCGCCAGGGCTATACGCCCGTCCTGGCGACCCAGACGCCGGGCGGCTCCACGGAGGACGAGCTGACCGAGATGCTGGTGGACCGCGGAGTGGCCGGCATCATCTTCGTCTCCGGGCTGCACGCCGACACCTCCGCCGATATGCAGCGCTATGAGCAGCTGCGCGGCCAGGGCGTCCCGTTCGTCCTCATCAACGGCTTCTCCGACAAGGTGCAGGCACCGTTCGTCTCCCCCGACGACCGGGCCGCGGTCGACCTGGCCGTCACCCACCTCAGCGCGCTGGGCCACCGGCGGATCGGTCTGGCCCTCGGCCCCAAGAGGTTCGTGCCCGTCCAGCGCAAGATCGAGGGCTTTGTGCGCGCCATGCAGGAGCGGCTGCAGATCGGCCCGGCCGAGGCGGAGCCGTACATCCAGCACTCCCTCTACACCCTGGAGGGCGGCCAGGCAGCGGCGAGCGCGCTGATCGAGCGGGGCGCCACGGCCATCGTCTGCGCCAGCGACATGATGGCGCTCGGCGCGATCCGCGCGGCCCGGCAGCGCGGCCTCGACGTCCCCCGCGAGATCTCCGTGGTCGGCTTCGACGACTCCCCGCTCATCGCCTTCACCGACCCGCCGCTGACCACCATCCGGCAGCCGGTGACGGCCATGGGACAGGCCGCGGTACGGGCCCTCCTGGAGGAGATCGGCGGCACCCCGGCCCCCCACAGCGAGTTCGTCTTCCACCCCGAGCTGGTGGTACGCGGCTCGACCGCCTCGGCCCCGCGGACGACGGCGAGGATCCCGAAGCCGCTGCGGGCCACGTAG
- a CDS encoding glycoside hydrolase family 13 protein: MTQELTSPSPAPQAPGTGRGPGWWRDAVIYQVYVRSFSDSDGDGIGDLRGARARLPYLKDLGVDAVWLTPFYASPQADGGYDVADYRAVDPLFGSLQDADDLIRTAHDLGLRVIVDIVPNHTSDRHPWFQDPELARQRYLFRPGKGESGELPPNDWESVFGGPAWTRTERGDWYLHLFAPEQPDLNWDNPEVHAEFEAILRFWLDLGVDGFRVDVAHGMIKAPGLPDIGHGQQAKLIGNQVLPFFDQDGVHAIHRTWRRLLDGYGDTHGRQVVGVAEAWAPTAERLALYVRPDELHQAFNFQFLNAPWEADALRAVIDTSLAATTSVGAPTTWVLSNHDVVRHTTRLGGGLDRARAATLLMLALPGSAYLYQGEELGLPEVTDLPDEARQDPAFFRGGRTAGASATSGQDGFRDGCRVPLPWSGELPPYGFGDGGSWLPQPDDWAALTVEAQTGDPASTLELYRTALALRRRLPGLGDGEMSWAPAPDGVLAFTRAGVLCAVNTLGHEVELPPPGALLLASAPVTGKGAAAVLPGDSCSWWAI; this comes from the coding sequence ATGACCCAGGAGCTCACTTCCCCCAGCCCCGCCCCCCAGGCCCCCGGAACGGGCCGAGGTCCGGGGTGGTGGCGCGACGCCGTCATCTACCAGGTGTACGTGCGCTCGTTCTCGGACAGCGACGGCGACGGCATCGGCGATCTGCGCGGCGCCCGCGCCCGGCTGCCGTACCTCAAGGACCTGGGGGTGGACGCCGTCTGGCTCACCCCGTTCTATGCCTCACCGCAGGCCGACGGCGGCTACGACGTCGCCGACTACCGCGCCGTCGACCCGCTCTTCGGCAGCCTCCAGGACGCCGACGACCTGATCCGCACCGCCCATGACCTGGGCCTGCGGGTGATCGTCGACATCGTCCCCAACCACACCTCCGACCGGCACCCGTGGTTCCAGGACCCCGAGCTCGCCCGGCAGCGCTACCTCTTCCGCCCCGGCAAAGGGGAGAGCGGCGAACTCCCGCCCAACGACTGGGAGTCGGTCTTCGGCGGCCCGGCCTGGACCCGCACCGAGCGCGGCGACTGGTATCTGCACCTCTTCGCCCCCGAGCAGCCCGACCTGAACTGGGACAACCCGGAAGTGCACGCCGAGTTCGAGGCCATCCTGCGCTTCTGGCTCGACCTCGGGGTGGACGGCTTCCGGGTCGATGTCGCCCACGGCATGATCAAGGCGCCTGGCCTGCCGGACATCGGCCACGGCCAGCAGGCCAAGCTGATCGGCAATCAGGTGCTGCCATTCTTCGACCAGGACGGGGTGCACGCCATCCACCGCACCTGGCGCCGTCTGCTGGACGGCTACGGCGACACCCACGGCAGGCAGGTGGTCGGCGTCGCCGAGGCCTGGGCCCCCACCGCCGAACGCCTCGCCCTCTACGTCCGCCCCGACGAACTCCACCAGGCCTTCAACTTCCAGTTCCTGAACGCCCCTTGGGAGGCCGACGCACTGCGCGCGGTCATCGACACCTCGCTCGCCGCCACCACCTCGGTCGGCGCCCCGACGACCTGGGTGCTGTCCAACCACGACGTCGTACGGCACACCACCCGCCTCGGCGGCGGCCTGGACCGCGCCCGCGCCGCCACCCTCCTGATGCTGGCGCTGCCCGGCTCGGCCTACCTCTACCAGGGCGAGGAACTGGGCCTGCCCGAGGTGACGGACCTGCCCGACGAGGCCCGGCAGGACCCGGCCTTCTTCCGCGGCGGCCGGACCGCCGGCGCGTCCGCCACCAGCGGCCAGGACGGTTTCCGCGACGGCTGCCGGGTGCCGCTCCCCTGGTCCGGCGAGCTGCCGCCGTACGGCTTCGGCGACGGCGGCAGCTGGCTGCCGCAGCCGGACGACTGGGCAGCCCTCACCGTCGAGGCCCAGACCGGCGACCCCGCCTCCACCCTGGAGCTCTACCGCACCGCCCTCGCCCTGCGGCGCCGGCTGCCGGGCCTGGGCGACGGGGAGATGAGCTGGGCCCCCGCGCCCGACGGGGTGCTCGCCTTCACCCGCGCCGGTGTGCTGTGCGCCGTCAACACGCTGGGTCACGAGGTGGAACTGCCGCCGCCCGGAGCGCTGCTGCTGGCCAGCGCCCCGGTGACCGGCAAAGGCGCCGCCGCGGTGCTCCCCGGCGACAGCTGCAGCTGGTGGGCAATCTGA